Proteins from one Triticum aestivum cultivar Chinese Spring chromosome 7A, IWGSC CS RefSeq v2.1, whole genome shotgun sequence genomic window:
- the LOC123154813 gene encoding uncharacterized protein: MGCRIRVVSGVKKPLTSPENCSSLLPDAWGAATPGAGSLGHRCARGRIRALSPAAAKLLPPAATTCAGVREVHTTDMAPVQCASALQSCGDAHESSVSLLQCTQLLYPPPLPFPNVPPATPVERRRPAKTMELAVMGTTAHPGTVLLACLARDGFRCEDAMAV, encoded by the exons ATGGGATGCCGGATCAGGGTGGTTTCGGGGGTCAAGAAGCCATTGACCTCGCCGGAAAATTGCTCTTCCCTCCTCCCGGATGCCTGGGGCGCTGCTACGCCAGGCGCCGGATCCCTCGGCCACCGCTGCGCCAGGGGACGGATCCGTGCTCTCTCCCCCGCCGCTGCCAAACTCCTCCCACCGGCCGCGACTACATGCGCGGGCGTCAGGGAGGTTCATACCACGGACATGGCTCCCGTGCAGTGCGCCTCTGCTCTTCAAAGTTGTGGAGACGCGCATGAGAGCTCTGTCTCCCTTTTGCAGTGCACACAGCTCCTTtatcctccccctctccccttccccaaCGTCCCACCGGCGACACCCGTCG AGAGAAGACGACCAGCAAAAACAATGGAGTTGGCTGTGATGGGGACGACGGCTCATCCCGGCACGGTTCTGCTTGCCTGCTTGGCACGCGATGGGTTCAGGTGTGAAGATGCGATGGCTGTGTAA